Proteins encoded within one genomic window of Aquamicrobium lusatiense:
- the flgB gene encoding flagellar basal body rod protein FlgB — MEPVNLFDLATRQSQWLAVRQTAIAGNIANVNTPGYLARDVEPFEKVLDRTGMTLGSTQPGHMGFGATEASFRTQAQEYNGALLPSKNTVVVENELMKAGEVRRAFEMNTAIVKAFHGMLLSVSKG, encoded by the coding sequence ATGGAGCCCGTCAACCTGTTCGATCTCGCCACGAGGCAGTCGCAATGGCTGGCCGTGCGTCAGACCGCAATCGCCGGCAACATCGCCAACGTCAACACGCCGGGCTATCTGGCGCGTGACGTCGAGCCATTTGAGAAGGTTCTGGACCGGACCGGCATGACGCTGGGCTCGACCCAGCCCGGCCATATGGGCTTTGGCGCGACTGAAGCTTCCTTCCGCACGCAGGCGCAGGAATACAACGGCGCGCTCCTGCCCTCGAAGAACACCGTCGTCGTCGAAAACGAGCTGATGAAAGCCGGTGAGGTGCGCCGCGCCTTTGAAATGAACACGGCGATCGTCAAGGCCTTCCACGGCATGCTCCTGTCCGTCTCGAAAGGTTGA
- the flhB gene encoding flagellar biosynthesis protein FlhB: MAEGVDKDSKTEEATEKKIRDTIEKGKLPHSKETAIFASFVAILAFTVFYARDAAMELGMFLSMFLEKPDAWPLATETDVIELYRSVMMEIGRAVAALLVLLVVAGIVASVGQNMPRFVGERIRPQASRISLVQGWKRMFGVQGFVEFLKSVAKVGFAILVLVIVLSDSVSRILSGMLTNPVEFASVIRGFAVDILIAIVFVMGAIAAADFIWQRFHWKQDLRMTRQEVKDELKQSEGDPIVKSRIRSVARDRARRRMMAAVPRATLIIANPTHYAIALKYVREEDSAPLVLAKGQDLVALKIRELAEANGIPVFEDVALARSMYKQVSVDSVIPQQFYQAVAELVRIVYSNKARPRQVT; this comes from the coding sequence ATGGCCGAGGGCGTCGACAAGGATTCCAAAACCGAGGAAGCGACCGAAAAGAAGATCCGCGACACCATCGAAAAGGGCAAGCTGCCCCACTCAAAGGAAACGGCGATCTTCGCATCCTTTGTCGCGATCCTTGCCTTTACCGTGTTCTATGCGCGCGATGCGGCGATGGAACTGGGCATGTTCCTGTCCATGTTTCTGGAAAAGCCGGATGCCTGGCCGCTGGCCACGGAAACGGATGTCATCGAGCTCTATCGCTCCGTGATGATGGAAATCGGCCGTGCGGTGGCCGCACTTCTGGTGCTGCTTGTCGTGGCGGGCATCGTCGCTTCCGTCGGCCAGAACATGCCGCGCTTCGTGGGCGAGCGTATCCGGCCGCAAGCCTCGCGCATTTCGCTCGTGCAGGGCTGGAAGCGGATGTTCGGCGTGCAGGGCTTCGTGGAGTTCCTCAAGTCGGTCGCCAAGGTGGGCTTTGCCATTCTGGTTCTTGTGATCGTGCTCTCCGACAGCGTCAGCCGGATCTTGTCCGGCATGCTCACCAATCCTGTCGAGTTCGCCTCGGTGATCCGCGGCTTTGCCGTCGATATTCTGATCGCCATCGTTTTCGTGATGGGGGCGATCGCTGCCGCCGACTTCATCTGGCAGCGCTTCCACTGGAAGCAGGATCTGCGCATGACGCGTCAGGAGGTCAAGGACGAACTGAAGCAGTCCGAAGGCGATCCGATCGTGAAGTCGCGCATCCGCTCGGTGGCGCGCGACCGGGCGCGGCGGCGCATGATGGCGGCCGTGCCGCGCGCCACGCTGATCATCGCCAACCCGACCCACTACGCCATTGCGCTGAAATATGTGCGCGAGGAGGATTCCGCTCCTCTGGTTCTGGCCAAGGGGCAGGATCTGGTTGCGCTGAAGATCCGCGAACTGGCCGAAGCCAACGGTATTCCCGTGTTTGAGGACGTTGCGCTCGCCCGCTCCATGTACAAGCAAGTTTCAGTGGATAGCGTGATCCCGCAGCAATTCTATCAGGCCGTCGCCGAACTGGTGCGGATCGTCTATTCCAACAAGGCCAGACCCCGGCAGGTGACATGA
- a CDS encoding flagellar motor switch protein FliG, with protein sequence MTMSLTLTRPQKAAAILVAMGKPAAGKLLKFFKQEELKSLIDAARLLRTIPQADLEKIVAEFEAEFTEGAGLLDSGDQMDTLLNETLSPEEVSAIMEGRQENKPAGPLPVWPQVEKLDAARIGAFLAGEHPQTGALVLSRLSSPLAAQVLLTLEKPLRSEIMKRMVTMASAPQAAMRIVENQIRARLLDGMSGKDTSTGQARLASVLNEMDKAQLDEVIQDLEAAGTPDLAGVKARVFSFDDMHLLTQKARVLVFDGLSSDVVTLALRGAPEELTEAVLSSIGARTRRMIESELSMGSEGIPLADIMQARKTIASATVRLSREGAFELPAAQIPGEET encoded by the coding sequence ATGACGATGTCGCTGACGCTGACCCGGCCCCAGAAGGCGGCGGCCATACTCGTCGCCATGGGCAAGCCTGCCGCCGGAAAACTGCTGAAATTCTTCAAGCAGGAAGAGCTGAAGTCGCTGATCGATGCAGCGCGCCTTCTGCGCACCATCCCGCAGGCCGACCTCGAAAAAATCGTGGCCGAGTTCGAGGCGGAATTCACCGAAGGGGCCGGCCTGCTCGACTCGGGCGACCAGATGGACACGCTGCTCAACGAGACGCTGTCGCCCGAAGAGGTGAGCGCCATCATGGAAGGCAGGCAGGAGAACAAGCCTGCCGGACCTCTGCCGGTCTGGCCACAGGTGGAGAAACTCGATGCCGCGCGCATCGGCGCCTTCCTTGCGGGCGAACATCCACAGACGGGCGCTCTGGTGCTGTCGCGATTGTCGTCGCCGCTCGCCGCGCAGGTTCTGCTGACACTGGAAAAGCCGCTGCGCTCGGAGATCATGAAGCGCATGGTCACCATGGCCAGCGCCCCGCAGGCGGCGATGCGGATCGTAGAGAACCAGATACGCGCCCGGCTGCTCGACGGCATGTCCGGCAAGGACACGTCGACCGGGCAGGCACGGCTTGCCAGCGTGCTCAACGAGATGGACAAAGCCCAGCTCGACGAGGTGATCCAGGATCTGGAAGCGGCAGGCACGCCCGATCTCGCGGGCGTGAAGGCACGAGTGTTCTCATTCGATGACATGCACCTGCTCACCCAGAAGGCGCGGGTTCTGGTTTTCGACGGATTGTCGAGCGACGTGGTGACGCTGGCTCTGCGCGGCGCGCCGGAAGAGCTGACCGAGGCGGTTCTTTCGTCGATCGGCGCACGCACCCGGCGCATGATCGAATCCGAGCTTTCAATGGGTTCAGAAGGGATCCCGCTGGCCGACATCATGCAGGCGCGCAAGACGATTGCTTCGGCCACGGTGCGTCTGTCCCGCGAAGGGGCTTTCGAGCTTCCGGCAGCACAGATCCCCGGCGAAGAGACATGA
- a CDS encoding helix-turn-helix transcriptional regulator, which translates to MIHAALTPIDATPVNDQPGRQAIVWPQGGEHALTISDAVRRCRWMAQEINATSFAVFLAPLMQERAKLVPCLDSDHPGAGFAKSVTGNIEHLVRHVRTSTEPLWWSEGPQSPAAERLGALCWVTQIEPIIAGTSGIAFPVHAERNQCGLVVFAGPCTNIDQNLLFEVHSKCFSLFSEVTRLRPASASLTRAMTRRELECLKLTANGYTSEEIARILKLSVHTTNQYLTQSAQKLNAVSRTQAVAKALRLGLIE; encoded by the coding sequence TTGATCCACGCAGCCCTTACACCGATCGACGCAACCCCTGTTAACGACCAGCCCGGGCGTCAGGCAATCGTCTGGCCGCAGGGTGGCGAGCATGCGCTGACGATTTCCGATGCCGTGCGGCGCTGCCGATGGATGGCACAGGAGATCAACGCCACCTCATTCGCGGTCTTTCTCGCCCCGCTCATGCAGGAGCGGGCAAAGCTGGTTCCCTGCCTCGATTCCGATCATCCGGGCGCCGGTTTCGCGAAGAGCGTAACCGGCAATATCGAGCATCTGGTGCGCCATGTCCGCACCTCGACGGAGCCCTTGTGGTGGAGCGAAGGACCGCAAAGCCCGGCCGCGGAACGTCTCGGCGCGCTTTGCTGGGTTACGCAGATCGAACCGATCATAGCCGGCACCTCCGGCATTGCCTTCCCCGTCCACGCCGAGCGGAACCAGTGTGGGCTGGTGGTGTTTGCCGGCCCCTGCACGAATATCGATCAGAACCTGCTGTTCGAAGTTCACAGCAAATGCTTTTCGCTGTTTTCGGAAGTCACCCGCCTGCGCCCCGCTTCCGCCAGCCTGACCCGGGCAATGACACGCCGCGAGCTGGAATGCCTGAAGCTCACCGCCAACGGCTATACGAGCGAGGAAATCGCCCGCATTCTCAAGCTTTCGGTGCACACCACCAATCAGTATCTCACGCAGTCGGCGCAGAAGCTGAATGCCGTCAGCCGCACGCAGGCAGTGGCCAAGGCCCTCAGGCTCGGCCTTATCGAATAG
- a CDS encoding FliM/FliN family flagellar motor switch protein, translating to MSSPASPAGTRSLILERLLGDSGDAGQVIGAGRSMAERALPFVMKRLAEEIGAPVTVDLQSVEVARVAEARAVSGSCYAMTTVASTISSDAMTMVMDAVAVSVLVCTLFGGDPEQPVATIDRDFSPVEIDVATLVFQELATVLNGTGRRSLELKLPVPRAVTGLEASRRVLRDGPAVRIVFALSTPAERGTVVITIPQRVLLSRNPAEVDAEDNSRWQAHFSEEVKRSTISLEATMPLARLTLGQLAGWRVGDVIELGDMAQTQARLATRDRTLFVCEFGKLGNNYTVRIKRPHDEAQDFMDGLVQE from the coding sequence ATGAGCAGTCCGGCAAGCCCGGCCGGCACCCGTTCGCTGATCCTTGAGCGGCTGCTCGGCGACAGCGGCGACGCCGGGCAGGTCATCGGCGCAGGCCGCTCGATGGCCGAGCGCGCGCTGCCCTTCGTCATGAAGCGGCTGGCCGAGGAAATCGGCGCGCCGGTGACGGTCGACCTGCAATCGGTAGAAGTGGCGCGGGTGGCGGAAGCGCGGGCGGTATCAGGCTCCTGCTATGCCATGACGACCGTGGCATCGACGATTTCCTCCGATGCCATGACCATGGTGATGGATGCGGTGGCTGTTTCGGTTCTGGTCTGCACCCTGTTCGGCGGCGATCCCGAGCAGCCGGTGGCGACGATCGACAGGGATTTTTCCCCGGTCGAAATCGACGTGGCGACGCTGGTTTTTCAGGAACTGGCCACGGTTCTCAATGGCACCGGACGGCGTTCGCTGGAACTGAAGCTGCCGGTTCCGCGCGCCGTGACGGGGCTGGAAGCGAGCCGGCGGGTGCTGCGCGACGGGCCGGCCGTACGCATCGTGTTTGCGTTGTCGACACCGGCGGAGCGGGGCACGGTTGTCATCACCATTCCGCAGCGCGTGCTGTTGTCGCGCAACCCGGCCGAGGTCGATGCGGAAGACAATTCGCGCTGGCAGGCGCATTTCTCCGAGGAGGTGAAGCGCTCGACCATTTCGCTGGAGGCGACGATGCCTCTGGCGCGCCTGACGCTCGGCCAGCTTGCGGGATGGCGTGTCGGCGATGTCATCGAGCTTGGCGATATGGCGCAGACGCAGGCCCGCCTCGCCACCCGCGACCGCACCCTGTTCGTATGCGAGTTCGGCAAGCTCGGGAACAATTACACGGTGCGCATCAAGCGGCCTCACGACGAGGCGCAGGATTTCATGGATGGGCTCGTGCAGGAGTGA
- the flgC gene encoding flagellar basal body rod protein FlgC, with protein MDALTATLRIAASGLGAQSERLRVVSENLANAQSTGNFPGADPYQRKTVTFVSELDRVSGGSLVDVGAIDRDPSAFRLEFEPGNIAADENGYVKLPNVNVLIEMADMTEANRSYEANLQVIRQARDLISMTIDLMRTP; from the coding sequence ATGGACGCTCTTACCGCCACCCTCAGGATCGCCGCATCGGGTCTCGGTGCCCAGTCGGAGCGTCTGCGCGTGGTTTCGGAAAACCTCGCCAACGCCCAGTCGACCGGCAATTTTCCCGGTGCCGATCCCTATCAGCGCAAGACCGTCACCTTCGTTTCGGAACTGGACCGCGTATCCGGCGGATCGCTGGTCGACGTCGGCGCGATCGACCGCGACCCGAGCGCTTTCCGGCTGGAATTCGAGCCCGGCAACATAGCTGCCGACGAGAACGGCTACGTCAAGCTGCCGAACGTTAACGTGCTGATCGAAATGGCCGACATGACGGAAGCCAACCGCTCCTATGAGGCCAATCTTCAGGTCATCCGTCAGGCCCGCGACCTGATCTCCATGACCATCGACCTGATGAGGACACCGTGA
- a CDS encoding flagellar hook-basal body complex protein FliE, translating to MMIGPVGALRLTPALTSETSATSLSQSGTTAGASFADALAKAASSSVGKLENAEALSVEALKGNADTRQVVDAVMSAQQTLQAAVAIRDKIVSAYLEVSRMSI from the coding sequence GTGATGATCGGTCCTGTCGGGGCGCTTCGCCTCACGCCCGCACTTACCTCCGAAACATCCGCGACCTCGCTTTCGCAGTCCGGCACAACCGCCGGCGCTTCCTTCGCCGATGCGCTGGCAAAGGCGGCGTCGAGTTCCGTGGGCAAGCTCGAAAACGCCGAAGCACTGTCGGTCGAGGCACTGAAGGGCAATGCCGACACGCGTCAGGTGGTGGATGCGGTGATGAGCGCCCAGCAGACGCTGCAGGCCGCCGTAGCCATCCGCGACAAGATCGTCAGCGCCTATCTCGAAGTCAGCCGGATGAGCATCTAG
- the motA gene encoding flagellar motor stator protein MotA has product MGILIGFVVTLGCVLGGFMAMGGHLHVLMQPWELVIIGGAALGAFLVANPMKTVKDTGRAIMEAIRQSVPSEREYLETLGVLHSLMRELRSKSRSEVEAHIDNPEESAIFQAFPTVLKNKDLTNFICDYCRIIIIGNARSYEIEALMDEEIQTIRADKLKAYHSMVAVGDALPALGIVAAVLGVVKAMGALDQSPEILGGLIGAALVGTFLGIFLSYAVVGPVASKIKVVREKQNRLYIIVKQTLLAYMNGSLPQVAIEFGRKTISSYDRPSIDAVEQSTMNAVIAEKKAA; this is encoded by the coding sequence GTGGGCATTCTGATCGGATTTGTGGTCACGCTCGGCTGCGTTCTGGGCGGCTTCATGGCCATGGGCGGTCATCTCCATGTGCTCATGCAGCCGTGGGAGCTGGTCATCATCGGCGGTGCTGCGCTCGGTGCGTTTCTCGTCGCCAATCCCATGAAGACGGTCAAGGACACCGGCCGCGCCATCATGGAAGCCATCCGGCAGTCGGTGCCGAGCGAGCGCGAATATCTGGAGACGCTGGGCGTTCTGCACAGCCTGATGCGCGAGCTGCGCTCGAAGTCGCGCAGCGAGGTCGAGGCTCATATCGACAACCCGGAAGAATCGGCGATCTTCCAGGCATTTCCCACCGTTCTGAAGAACAAGGATCTCACCAACTTCATCTGCGACTACTGCCGCATCATCATCATCGGCAATGCGCGCTCCTACGAAATCGAAGCGCTGATGGACGAGGAAATCCAGACGATCCGCGCCGACAAGCTCAAGGCCTATCACTCCATGGTGGCGGTGGGCGATGCGCTGCCGGCGCTGGGCATCGTCGCGGCCGTTCTGGGCGTGGTGAAGGCGATGGGCGCGCTCGACCAGTCGCCCGAGATTCTGGGCGGGCTGATCGGCGCGGCGCTGGTGGGAACCTTCCTCGGCATCTTCCTCTCCTATGCCGTGGTCGGCCCCGTGGCCTCCAAGATCAAGGTCGTGCGCGAGAAGCAGAACCGCCTCTACATCATCGTCAAGCAGACGCTTCTGGCCTACATGAACGGCTCGCTGCCGCAGGTGGCGATCGAGTTCGGCCGCAAGACGATTTCTTCCTACGACCGTCCCTCCATCGATGCGGTGGAGCAGAGCACCATGAATGCTGTCATTGCCGAGAAGAAGGCAGCCTGA
- a CDS encoding DUF1217 domain-containing protein: MLSTFVSYKLIARDIPKAIDRIERQPTVDRETKYYLENIGKVSSIDEFVKDDRLFKYAMKAFGLQDMSYARAFMVKALKEGVTDPDSFANKLTDKRYAEFVSTFNFAKHGDAAMIYNKAQQATTGNYAIQASIDSVDPEIVQAETDYYMSKIADVKSIDDLFADARLYDYALRAYALDPETESPETIRKVLEGGASDPASFANTMEDKRYAALASAFDFAGLGEKATTWVPTQENVVDKYLRQTLEEDAGNSNEGVRLALYFQRKAGDITDWYQVLADKALASVVRTAFGLPESFAKADIDRQVKLFESRMNIEDFANPAKLEKFLTRFTSLHDAANPSTAVSAASILFAQPATIGVSTDLLMAMQQLKSR; the protein is encoded by the coding sequence GTGTTGAGCACTTTCGTCAGTTACAAGCTGATTGCGCGGGACATCCCGAAGGCGATCGACCGCATCGAGCGTCAGCCGACGGTCGACCGCGAAACGAAATATTATCTTGAAAACATCGGCAAGGTCAGCTCGATCGACGAGTTCGTGAAGGACGACCGGCTGTTCAAATATGCCATGAAGGCGTTCGGTCTTCAGGACATGAGCTACGCCCGCGCCTTCATGGTCAAGGCGCTGAAGGAAGGCGTCACCGATCCCGACAGCTTCGCCAACAAGCTGACCGACAAGCGCTACGCAGAATTCGTCTCGACCTTCAACTTCGCCAAGCACGGCGATGCAGCGATGATCTACAACAAGGCGCAGCAGGCAACGACCGGTAACTATGCCATTCAGGCCAGCATCGACAGCGTCGATCCGGAGATCGTCCAGGCCGAGACCGACTACTACATGAGCAAGATCGCGGACGTGAAGTCGATCGATGATCTCTTCGCCGATGCAAGGCTTTATGACTATGCCCTGCGCGCCTATGCGCTCGATCCCGAAACCGAGAGCCCGGAAACCATCCGCAAGGTGCTGGAAGGCGGCGCGTCCGATCCGGCGAGCTTTGCCAACACCATGGAAGACAAGCGTTACGCTGCCCTTGCCAGCGCGTTCGATTTCGCCGGCTTGGGTGAAAAGGCCACCACATGGGTGCCAACGCAGGAGAATGTCGTCGACAAATATCTGCGCCAGACGCTGGAGGAAGACGCCGGCAACAGCAATGAGGGCGTGCGGCTGGCGCTCTATTTCCAGCGCAAGGCCGGCGACATCACCGACTGGTATCAGGTGCTGGCCGACAAGGCGCTGGCAAGCGTGGTGCGCACGGCTTTCGGCCTGCCGGAATCCTTCGCCAAGGCCGATATCGATCGGCAGGTGAAGCTGTTCGAGTCCAGAATGAACATCGAGGACTTCGCCAACCCGGCCAAGCTGGAGAAGTTCCTCACCCGCTTCACCAGCCTGCACGACGCCGCCAACCCCTCCACCGCGGTCAGTGCCGCCAGCATCCTGTTCGCCCAGCCGGCGACCATCGGCGTCTCGACCGACCTGCTGATGGCGATGCAACAGCTGAAGTCGAGATAG
- a CDS encoding helix-turn-helix transcriptional regulator — MNKAVASSEADTLKGRLTSRGELTGFLMNAAANTGADSYMLVAISHGEARNQARIVASNWKFDVIELIGRQLIATLAQGPWTATPGMRPSALISAAAPGTGALINGEEAKLLTVLGHAEIYSLTLNVGSQRLFILFSSEQPGQIDLAALARTQMECCYALSRAAHLVTGDTAQDPLSDRERECLFWVSEGKTTDEVAVILGVSSNTVNSYITHAIQKFSASNRAMAIATAIRSGII, encoded by the coding sequence ATGAACAAAGCCGTTGCATCTTCGGAAGCCGACACGCTGAAAGGCCGCCTCACCTCGCGCGGGGAACTGACCGGTTTCCTCATGAATGCCGCCGCCAATACCGGCGCTGACAGCTACATGCTTGTAGCGATTTCCCATGGCGAAGCGCGCAATCAGGCCCGCATCGTCGCCTCGAACTGGAAATTCGACGTCATCGAACTGATCGGCCGGCAGCTTATTGCCACGCTGGCGCAGGGACCATGGACCGCAACGCCCGGAATGCGCCCTTCGGCCCTGATTTCTGCCGCGGCGCCCGGAACCGGCGCATTGATCAACGGCGAAGAGGCAAAGCTGCTCACCGTTCTCGGCCATGCGGAAATCTATTCGCTGACCCTCAATGTGGGCAGCCAGCGCCTTTTCATCCTGTTTTCCTCCGAGCAGCCGGGGCAGATCGATCTGGCCGCGCTGGCGCGCACCCAGATGGAATGCTGCTATGCACTGTCGCGCGCGGCCCATCTCGTGACCGGCGACACGGCACAGGACCCTCTCTCCGACCGCGAGCGGGAATGCCTGTTCTGGGTTTCGGAAGGCAAGACGACGGATGAAGTCGCAGTTATTCTTGGCGTGTCGTCCAACACGGTCAACAGCTACATCACCCACGCAATTCAGAAATTCTCGGCCAGCAACCGGGCGATGGCGATCGCAACCGCGATCAGGAGCGGCATCATTTGA
- the fliN gene encoding flagellar motor switch protein FliN: MSMTKANAEALNHGQNPGQDEQLDRAIEELRGVLQQEEQEPQAASSTAAAASSVIMDIPVEVQIVLGSTEMSVSELMTLQKGSTVALDRRIGEPIDLVVNGRRIARGEITVLENDSSRFAIRLTEIVTTKGS, from the coding sequence ATGAGTATGACGAAGGCCAATGCAGAAGCCCTGAACCACGGCCAGAATCCCGGTCAGGACGAGCAGCTCGACCGCGCCATCGAGGAACTGCGCGGCGTGCTTCAGCAGGAGGAGCAGGAACCGCAGGCGGCCTCTTCCACGGCCGCTGCTGCCAGCAGTGTCATCATGGACATTCCGGTGGAGGTGCAGATCGTGCTTGGCAGCACCGAAATGTCCGTGTCCGAGCTGATGACGCTGCAGAAGGGTTCCACGGTGGCCCTGGACCGACGCATCGGTGAGCCGATCGATCTGGTGGTCAACGGTCGCCGCATCGCACGTGGTGAGATCACCGTTCTGGAAAACGACTCCTCGCGTTTCGCCATCCGCCTGACCGAAATCGTCACCACAAAGGGCTCGTGA
- the flgF gene encoding flagellar basal-body rod protein FlgF, translated as MQDSLYVALSSQVALERRLNTIADNVANASTVGFRASGVKFEDVVSGTGPRSVSFASSGTTFMSTSNGSKVETGNPLDFAIQGDAWFGIATPAGTVMTRDGRFTLANSGALVTVEGHPVLDAGGAPIQLDPNDGPPEAGADGTLTQDGRLVAALGLFAFEPGADFQRVGNSGILAHTAPQPIVDRQDVGVAQGFVEQSNVNPMLEMMRLIQVQRAFENMSAMIREAGSSVDEAIKALGPK; from the coding sequence ATGCAGGACAGCCTCTATGTCGCCCTTTCCTCGCAGGTTGCGCTGGAGCGGCGGCTCAACACCATCGCCGACAATGTCGCCAATGCCTCCACCGTCGGCTTCCGCGCCAGCGGGGTGAAGTTCGAGGATGTCGTTTCCGGCACCGGTCCCCGGTCTGTCTCCTTTGCATCCTCCGGCACCACCTTCATGTCCACGTCCAATGGCAGCAAGGTGGAGACCGGCAATCCGCTGGATTTCGCCATTCAGGGCGATGCCTGGTTCGGCATCGCAACGCCGGCCGGCACGGTGATGACCCGCGACGGACGCTTCACCCTTGCCAATTCCGGTGCGCTGGTCACGGTGGAAGGCCATCCGGTGCTCGATGCCGGTGGCGCGCCCATCCAGCTCGATCCCAACGATGGGCCGCCCGAAGCCGGTGCCGACGGCACCCTCACGCAGGATGGACGCCTCGTGGCAGCGCTTGGCCTGTTTGCCTTCGAGCCGGGGGCCGATTTCCAGCGTGTCGGAAATTCCGGCATCCTCGCACATACTGCACCGCAGCCCATCGTCGACAGACAGGATGTGGGCGTGGCGCAGGGCTTCGTGGAACAGTCGAACGTCAACCCCATGCTGGAAATGATGCGTCTCATTCAGGTGCAGCGCGCCTTTGAGAACATGTCGGCCATGATCCGCGAGGCGGGCAGTTCCGTCGACGAGGCGATCAAGGCCCTCGGTCCCAAGTAG
- the fliI gene encoding flagellar protein export ATPase FliI, which yields MRQDHALVRLSERGPSPVNKLALLEHIWKRFEEPSELIRHGGRISEVSSTHYKVGGLSELARLGDLVEHRGRKGGSLGEVVHIARGEVVVAPFERNADAGIGDAVFRRGPLAIVPDPSWRGRAIDALARPIDAGAPLLRGSEDAGGPERTPGAMERQRVGTGFHTGVRVIDIFTPLCFGQRLGVFAGSGVGKSTLLAMLAGADAFDTVVVALIGERGREVREFLEDTLGATNMAKTVAVVATSDESAMMRRRAPDTAMRVAEYFRDRGDRVLLILDSITRFAHALREVATGTGEPPVARGYPASVFTELPRLLERAGPGAEGAGSITAIISVLVDGDDHNDPIADSVRGILDGHVVLDRAIAEQGRLPSVDPLASISRLAGRAWTPEQRVLVTQLKAMIARFEDTRDIRLLGAYQAGADPELDLAVTQVPVIYEALRQSPSDPASADAFSDLARHLRGSHAQ from the coding sequence ATGAGGCAGGACCATGCACTCGTCAGGCTTTCCGAACGTGGCCCCTCGCCCGTCAACAAGCTGGCATTGCTCGAACACATCTGGAAACGCTTTGAAGAGCCGTCGGAACTGATCCGCCATGGCGGGCGCATCAGCGAGGTTTCCTCCACTCATTACAAGGTCGGCGGCCTGAGCGAACTGGCCCGGCTCGGCGATCTGGTGGAACATCGTGGCCGGAAAGGTGGTTCACTGGGCGAGGTCGTCCACATCGCGCGCGGCGAGGTGGTGGTGGCCCCCTTCGAGCGCAACGCGGATGCCGGCATCGGCGACGCAGTGTTCCGGCGCGGGCCGCTCGCCATCGTACCCGACCCGTCGTGGCGCGGACGCGCGATCGACGCTCTCGCCCGCCCCATCGATGCCGGCGCACCCCTGTTGCGCGGGTCCGAAGACGCCGGCGGCCCCGAACGCACTCCGGGTGCGATGGAGCGCCAGCGCGTCGGCACCGGCTTCCACACCGGCGTGCGCGTCATCGACATTTTCACCCCGCTCTGCTTCGGCCAGCGCCTCGGCGTTTTCGCCGGTTCCGGCGTCGGCAAGTCCACCCTGCTCGCCATGCTGGCCGGCGCGGATGCCTTCGACACCGTGGTCGTCGCCCTTATCGGCGAGCGCGGGCGCGAGGTGCGTGAATTCCTTGAGGACACGCTGGGCGCCACGAACATGGCCAAGACCGTGGCGGTCGTAGCCACCAGCGACGAAAGCGCCATGATGCGCCGCCGCGCGCCGGACACGGCCATGCGCGTGGCCGAATATTTCCGCGATCGCGGCGACCGGGTGCTTCTGATTCTGGATTCGATCACCCGTTTCGCCCATGCCTTGCGTGAGGTTGCAACCGGCACCGGCGAGCCGCCCGTGGCGCGCGGCTATCCCGCCTCCGTGTTCACCGAACTGCCCCGGCTTCTGGAGCGCGCCGGTCCGGGCGCCGAGGGCGCAGGCTCCATCACCGCCATCATCTCGGTGCTGGTCGACGGTGACGATCACAACGACCCCATTGCCGATTCCGTGCGCGGCATTCTCGATGGCCATGTCGTGCTCGACCGCGCCATCGCCGAACAGGGCCGGCTGCCCTCCGTCGATCCGCTGGCCTCGATCTCGCGGCTTGCCGGACGGGCATGGACGCCCGAGCAGCGCGTGCTGGTGACGCAGCTGAAGGCGATGATCGCCCGCTTCGAGGACACCCGCGACATCCGCCTGCTGGGTGCCTATCAGGCCGGCGCCGATCCGGAACTGGACCTCGCCGTCACGCAGGTGCCGGTGATCTACGAGGCGCTGCGGCAATCGCCCTCCGATCCGGCCAGCGCCGATGCCTTCTCCGATCTGGCGCGCCATCTGAGAGGCAGCCATGCCCAGTGA